The Theobroma cacao cultivar B97-61/B2 chromosome 1, Criollo_cocoa_genome_V2, whole genome shotgun sequence genome contains the following window.
ATGGGTAGATACAGAGATGTCTGAAAGCCCAAAAACCCACGCTTCAGCAACAGTCTTGACTCTCACAAAAGCCTCCCTCTTTCAACGTCCCATATGCTCCATATTTCCCAAGTATAATTGATAACTCAAATTTTACTTAATGTGGAGTAATACGTTGGTCAAATTAGTATATTCGGATTAAGtgttgaaataaaattttgattttaagacATTGTAAGCCAACGTATATAGCATTTTTCTGGTATCTTCTTTAACAAACAGATTATTCAAATAGGAGAAGTCAGGGAAGCAGAGTCTCCATGCTTACATAGTGCACTTTCTTATCTATTTATTGCTTCTTTAACCTCTTTTTTTGCCCTTAGGGGAGACCAAATGGAGGACTGGTTACAGCTTTTGGGAGATTAGATTAAGCTTAAGCCTAACTTTGCTGACCGTGGGCAGGGACAAACAGTTTACATGGAAAGAGACAAAGAGAGGGTAAACAAATAGTGCTAACCACAAATCGTTAAAAtgaattgataaaaataaaaattaagagacCCGGGCAGGGGTTGGATGTGGGTGGGTGGGTGGCTGATACCTCCATTGCTCATTTGCCCTCaatctttgttttgtttttgggtaGGCCTTGGATTTTGGGGTAAAAAAGGCTCCATTAaatagaagagaaagagagagagagagagagggaagaGAGGAACCCAAGCTCTCTTGCACTTTATTCTCTTCAAATTCGATACTTTGCCCTGTACCCTGAACGAGGTTTTTGTTTCAATAGAGAGCCAactcaaaggaaaaaaaaaacagtctttctctttctttctttctctcttttatgTGTCCTACATTGTCTTGTTCTAACCTCAGAATCTCTTAGTCTTACTTCCACGCTTCAGTTGTTGTCCCTCTCTGTTCGTTTCCGTTTCAATTCTccttcagtttttcttttctgtttctgttctttttctcttcctttctttttcctctgtTTCTCTCCTAGACTTCCAGCAGAAAAGAGTTATAAGTGAAAGACCAAATAAGAAAACGAAATGCCCAACTGGGTATTTTTGGTTTTcactttgttaaaaataaaatagtaatgCAGATTAAAAACTGGAACTTCCTTTGTTCCCTCGcctattttctcttcattaccTGAGGGAACAGAGGACTACCCAACTCTTCCGCCTCTGCTATCAGCTATCATTCAAAATTACCCCACTTTTCTCCCATTATTTTCCGCACAGAACTCGAACTTCCTCTCCCTGAAAAGCCGTGTTTTCAAGATTGTTTCTTGTATTTTTCTATTTgtctttatttacattttatcAAAGGCAAAAACATCTTAGAATATCAAGTGATAGTTGAGCCAAAAGAAGCAACTTcacaaaatcataattatcGCTTTCAAATCTGGATAGGCTATATGAAAACTGTGAAACAATGAGAGATGGGAACTCCAAGAAGAGCAAGGTTATTTCTGAGACAAGCCAGAAAAGCTCATTTGATTCTTGTGTCATTCTAtgtaaaatatgaaattgCTGATTATGTTAATTGTATTTTCCCGATGAAGCTTTCATGGCCCAAGACGTTGGTCAAGAAGTGGTTCAATATCAAGAGCAAAGCTGACGACTTTCATGCTGATGATGTTGATTATCAAGGTGATTTGATtggtttttaaatcatttaattctgTTTTCTTGCATGAATTTTGTTCTTGGATTTGGAATCTTTAACCTTTATATACCAAGAACAACGAAAggatattttttttgaaagtgaAAACTGTCTTGATTTTAGATTCTTCTGGACCCTGGACACTTGCATTATTCTACTTCTATGTTTTTACTCTTTGTTTTATACAAAAATGtgttttggtttttaatttttgtgagGAGTTTGATACTTGCCATTCGCAGCTCAAGATCTggtctttgttttcttcctctttctgAAATCCatattgtttgttttttatggTGTTTGAATATGTGAAATTGATGCACTGCTGATAGAGAGGAGAGAGAGCATCAGCTTTAACAACTttatggtttttctttttcaggtGTTGATGAAGATTGGAGGCACAACTTCTCAGAGAGGGAGGCATGCACTATCAAGAAAAGTAAAACAGGTTCGGAATCAGACACCACCATAGTGATTGCTTTGGACCACATCTCTCTCTTATCTCACCTCTCCagaattttaattaaaccaatattaaacttttaatattGCCTCAATCTGTTCTACTTTCTTCTCCACAAACTTCTAACTTGTTACTTGGATGCTAGAGAGATTGAGCAAGAGGTATTCTGATCGAGTTCGACGAAGCAAGATTGATCTTGATGGTTCGCAAGTTACAGATGTGCATAGTTATAGGTATGTGTTGCCTTCTTAATTGCTTTCTGGTGTTGAGTTGTTGTGAATAGGATTTGGTTTTCAGTGCGTTTTTTGTTTCCATATGGGCGCAGGATTTTTGTAGCTACTTGGAATGTGGCCGGAAAATCTCCTCCTAGTTATTTGAATCTTGAAGATTGGCTTCATACCTCTCCTCCAGCTGACATTTATGTACTTGGGTATGCCAAACTAATTCAGATTTCTTCTACATCTGAAATcttttcaacaataaaattttatgatattGACAGAAGCTTCTTGGATCCCTTTGGCATTTTAGGTTTCAAGAAATTGTTCCTTTAAATGCTGGTAATGTTTTGGGCACTGAAGACAATGGACCGGCCAGGAAATGGCTAGCTCTCATTAGGAAGACTTTGAATAGTCTTCCTGGCACCAGTGGTGGTTGCCTCACACCTTCACCAATCCCTGATCCGCTTGTAGAACTGGATGCAGACTTTGAAGGATCAACAAGGCAGAAAGCTTCATCTTTCTTTCACCGCCGATCATTTCAATCCTTGAGTCGGAGCATGAGAATGGATAATGACATGGTAATGCCACAACCCCGGCTTGATCGCCGCTTCAGTGTCTGTGATCGTGTTATCTTTGGGCATAGACCAAGTGATTATGACCCTAATTTCAGATGGGGTTCCTCTGATGACGAGACTGGACCTGGGGATTCACCAGGTAACACTCAGTATTCGCAATATTCTCCAATGTCCTATGGTGGATCTTTTGCCATGGAGGAAAGCAATAGACAAATGGGGCATTCAAGGTACTGTTTGGTTGCCAGCAAGCAAATGGTTGGGATATTTCTAACAGTATGGGTGAAGAGTGATCTTAGAGATGATGTTCGCAACATGAAAGTATCTTGTGTTGGCAGAGGATTGATGGGTTATCTTGGAAACAAGGTACATTTTTGCTTATGAAACTTTCTCTGATTTGAGAGTTGAACTAGCAGTGAGGTGTCATACTCATTTCTTGGGTTTTCCAGGGTTCCATTTCAATTAGCATGTCTTTGCATCAAACAAGCTTTTGCTTCGTCTGTAGTCATTTAACCTCTGGGCAAAAGGAGGGTGATGAGCTGCGAAGAAACTCTGATGTTATGGAGATCCTCAGAAAAACAAGGTTTCCCAGGGTTCATGGTATGGGAGATGAGAATTCTCCCCAAACGATTCTAGAGCATGAGTAAGCATTCATATGTCAAATTTTGACTCCGTTAATGCTTGTCAGATTAAGATACCACATTAATTTCCCAGAAATTCCTGCCTTGTTAGAATTTTAGTCTTAGCCTTTGGCATAAAATTctaagttttgaatatcttggCACAGTCGTATTATTTGGCTTGGGGATTTGAATTATCGGATTGCTCTGTCATATCGTTCTGCAAAGGCTCTGGTTGAGATGCGCAATTGGAAGGCACTTTTAGAGAATGACCAGGCATGTTCTTATCCTTTCTTAATTGattctatatatttattttgatgttCATTTTTCAAGGAGCTCTGTGCTTCTCTTAAGTCCTATGAGAACTGCTCAATCTGAAAGATTGATGGTTTCCAGCTTTGCATAGAGCAGAGGCGAGGCCGTGTTTTTGAGGGATGGAGTGAAGGAAAGATTTATTTCCCTCCTACATACAAGTATTCGAATAATTCAGACAGATATGCTGGGGAGGATAGGCACCCAAAGGAGAAGCGAAGAACTCCTGCATGGTAATCTCCCTATTTAcctagtatttttttttaagtaattgGGAAAATTAGAATTATGGAATTTATGTCTATGAGAAGAAAGTGTCACATGATTTTGCTTTTATAAAAAACTATTGATTTGATAATACAAGCAAGTAAGCGAGCTCAAATTTGTGAAGGTGTGATCGTATACTATGGTATGGAAGAGGCCTCCATCAGTTATCTTATGTTCGCGGGGAGTCAAAGTTCTCAGATCATAGGCCTGTTTATAGTATATTTGCAGCAGAGGTCGAGTCTATTAACCGTGGTCGAATCAGGAAAAGCATGAGTTGTTCCAGTGCCAGGATTGAGGTTGAAGAGCTGTTGCCACACTCACATGGATATACTGAACTCAGTTTCTTTTGAGAGAATCTGTGAACAATTCATCTTTTGTGCTACACTTGAGGAAAATAAAACAGGATTAAGTACACTGATGTATAAGGTAATTTGTCTATACAAGAGAA
Protein-coding sequences here:
- the LOC18613299 gene encoding type I inositol polyphosphate 5-phosphatase 4 codes for the protein MRDGNSKKSKLSWPKTLVKKWFNIKSKADDFHADDVDYQGVDEDWRHNFSEREACTIKKSKTERLSKRYSDRVRRSKIDLDGSQVTDVHSYRIFVATWNVAGKSPPSYLNLEDWLHTSPPADIYVLGFQEIVPLNAGNVLGTEDNGPARKWLALIRKTLNSLPGTSGGCLTPSPIPDPLVELDADFEGSTRQKASSFFHRRSFQSLSRSMRMDNDMVMPQPRLDRRFSVCDRVIFGHRPSDYDPNFRWGSSDDETGPGDSPGNTQYSQYSPMSYGGSFAMEESNRQMGHSRYCLVASKQMVGIFLTVWVKSDLRDDVRNMKVSCVGRGLMGYLGNKGSISISMSLHQTSFCFVCSHLTSGQKEGDELRRNSDVMEILRKTRFPRVHGMGDENSPQTILEHDRIIWLGDLNYRIALSYRSAKALVEMRNWKALLENDQLCIEQRRGRVFEGWSEGKIYFPPTYKYSNNSDRYAGEDRHPKEKRRTPAWCDRILWYGRGLHQLSYVRGESKFSDHRPVYSIFAAEVESINRGRIRKSMSCSSARIEVEELLPHSHGYTELSFF